The following are encoded in a window of Acidobacteriota bacterium genomic DNA:
- a CDS encoding DUF1080 domain-containing protein — protein sequence MALDEFRCDQSDRGRHAGLPLLSVRQRSEAENAAGPALSLAGGVERDCMRQRVHPKTLALCLLLFAVSAAAQSTQPKLERGFKYIFNGKDLTDWDGDPKLWRVEDGALTGIANGTLRMNSFIIWRGGTVKDFEMRVQVNITREGNSGLQYRSVLLPEAGPYVMTGYQCDIVQNRSDYNGMLYEERGRRILAHTGEKVVVDAAGQPWVVGAVGKKQEGKTLTAEEWHDYRVVVRGNHHQHWVDGVMITDVVDHDAIGRRLEGLVGVQVHVGPPMKVQFRNWRIKHLPDAKLIKPEQTPIPPDAPKVVPQAGTPPPRKAS from the coding sequence ATGGCATTAGACGAATTTCGGTGCGACCAATCCGACCGGGGCAGACACGCAGGTCTGCCCCTACTTTCTGTGCGACAAAGAAGTGAGGCTGAAAACGCAGCGGGGCCAGCGCTATCGCTCGCTGGCGGAGTTGAAAGGGATTGTATGAGACAGCGGGTTCACCCCAAGACGCTAGCGCTTTGCCTGTTGCTGTTCGCGGTGTCGGCAGCGGCGCAAAGCACGCAGCCCAAACTTGAGCGCGGCTTCAAATACATCTTCAACGGCAAAGACCTGACCGATTGGGACGGCGACCCAAAGCTTTGGCGGGTCGAAGACGGCGCCTTGACTGGCATCGCGAATGGCACGTTGCGGATGAACAGCTTCATCATCTGGCGCGGCGGCACGGTCAAAGACTTCGAGATGCGCGTGCAGGTCAACATCACCCGCGAAGGCAACTCCGGCCTGCAATATCGCAGCGTCCTTTTGCCCGAAGCCGGGCCGTATGTCATGACCGGCTATCAATGCGACATCGTGCAAAATCGTAGCGATTACAACGGCATGCTCTATGAAGAGCGTGGCCGCCGCATTCTGGCGCACACAGGCGAAAAGGTTGTCGTGGACGCTGCCGGACAACCGTGGGTCGTGGGTGCGGTGGGAAAAAAGCAGGAAGGCAAAACCCTCACCGCCGAAGAGTGGCACGATTACCGTGTGGTGGTGCGGGGCAATCATCATCAGCATTGGGTTGACGGCGTAATGATCACAGACGTAGTTGACCACGACGCCATCGGTCGCCGCCTCGAAGGCTTAGTAGGCGTACAGGTTCACGTCGGCCCGCCGATGAAAGTGCAATTTCGCAACTGGCGCATCAAGCATTTGCCCGACGCGAAACTTATCAAACCCGAACAAACTCCGATTCCGCCTGATGCGCCGAAAGTCGTGCCGCAAGCCGGTACACCGCCGCCGCGCAAGGCCTCGTAA
- a CDS encoding sugar phosphate isomerase/epimerase: protein MYSRREFGKLTLVGLPLSISSLGSLGSSLGAFGQGKVSGVRIGIQSYSFRNLELDAAIAAMKDIGIGECELFSGHVEPRMGPPPGMGPRPQQPGLAGPPAGGPPPGGRPPGQGPTPEQREAMRKRAEEVRNWRLTVSLDHFTAIRKKFDAAGIKLQAYNLSFNDNFNDEEIERGFEMAKALGVNLITASSTLKAAKRVAPFADKHKIKVAMHGHSNLTDPNEFAKPESFEAALAMSKYFAINLDVGHFFAAGFDPLDYIEKHHAHITNLHLKDRKKDNGPNTPWGEGDTPIKAVLQLLKTKKYDIPANIEYEYRGDDAVAEVRKCFQFIKTALA, encoded by the coding sequence ATGTATTCAAGAAGAGAATTTGGCAAGCTGACGCTGGTGGGATTGCCATTGTCTATCTCGTCCTTAGGGTCCCTTGGGTCATCCTTAGGGGCCTTCGGACAAGGCAAAGTCAGCGGCGTGCGCATCGGCATTCAGTCTTACAGCTTCCGCAATCTGGAACTGGACGCCGCCATCGCCGCCATGAAAGACATTGGCATCGGCGAGTGCGAGTTGTTTTCCGGCCACGTCGAGCCGCGCATGGGGCCGCCTCCTGGCATGGGGCCACGCCCGCAACAGCCCGGTTTGGCAGGCCCGCCCGCAGGTGGCCCGCCGCCAGGAGGCCGTCCGCCGGGGCAAGGGCCAACGCCGGAACAGCGCGAGGCGATGCGCAAACGCGCCGAAGAAGTGCGCAACTGGCGGCTGACCGTCTCGCTCGATCATTTCACGGCCATCCGCAAAAAGTTCGACGCGGCGGGCATCAAGTTGCAGGCCTACAACCTGAGCTTCAACGACAATTTTAACGATGAAGAGATTGAGCGCGGCTTTGAAATGGCCAAAGCGCTGGGCGTCAACCTCATCACGGCGTCTTCCACCTTGAAAGCGGCGAAACGTGTGGCACCCTTTGCCGATAAGCACAAAATCAAGGTCGCGATGCATGGGCATTCCAACCTGACCGATCCCAACGAATTCGCCAAGCCGGAAAGCTTTGAGGCGGCCTTGGCAATGTCGAAATACTTCGCGATCAATTTGGATGTGGGCCATTTCTTTGCGGCAGGTTTCGATCCGCTCGATTACATTGAGAAACATCACGCGCACATCACCAACTTGCACCTCAAAGACCGCAAGAAGGACAATGGGCCAAACACGCCCTGGGGCGAAGGCGACACGCCGATCAAAGCCGTGTTGCAGTTGCTGAAAACGAAGAAGTATGACATTCCGGCGAACATCGAATATGAGTATCGCGGCGACGATGCCGTCGCCGAGGTGCGCAAGTGTTTCCAATTCATCAAGACCGCGCTGGCGTAG
- a CDS encoding PD40 domain-containing protein yields MRECILMAVLLACAVLNALAQEPPTEWIDPATGHKVVRLSREPGSQSLYFHQNAYTPDGQKLIITTPNGLATLNLKTRAIEQVVAGRVNVIVTGRKSGLVYYVKDRAVFATQLETKATREIAKLPPRGSVASVNADETLLLGSLMEGETQSSYAQGPAPDAPRPTPPEVRGPQGQTLTFAEQKEVRLNTRLEQRLPMALFTINTQTGELKTIHRATDWLNHLQFSPTDPGLLMFCHEGPWHKVDRIWTLRTDGTKLTKIHTRTLNMEIAGHEFFSADGQTIWYDLQTPRGEDFWVAGYELATGARTWYHLQRDEWSVHFNVSNDGKLFAGDGGDNEMVAHAKDGKWLYLFRPEGIPDVAGIKAPNAKELIKPGFFKAERLVNMSKHDYRLEPNLTFTPDGKWLVFRSNMHGASHVYAVELAKP; encoded by the coding sequence ATGCGTGAATGCATCTTGATGGCTGTCTTGTTGGCCTGCGCCGTGTTGAACGCGCTGGCGCAAGAACCGCCGACCGAATGGATTGATCCCGCCACAGGCCACAAAGTCGTGCGTCTGTCGCGTGAACCGGGCAGCCAGAGTCTGTACTTTCATCAAAACGCCTATACGCCCGACGGCCAGAAACTCATCATTACCACGCCGAACGGGTTGGCGACGCTCAACCTGAAAACACGCGCCATCGAGCAGGTCGTAGCGGGCCGCGTCAATGTGATTGTGACCGGACGCAAGAGCGGCTTGGTCTATTACGTCAAAGATCGCGCCGTCTTTGCCACGCAGCTCGAAACCAAAGCGACGCGCGAAATCGCCAAGCTGCCGCCGCGCGGGTCGGTCGCTTCGGTCAACGCCGACGAGACCTTGCTCTTGGGCAGCTTGATGGAAGGTGAGACGCAAAGCAGTTACGCGCAAGGCCCGGCTCCCGATGCGCCGCGTCCGACGCCGCCCGAGGTGCGCGGGCCGCAGGGGCAAACGCTGACCTTCGCCGAGCAAAAAGAAGTGCGGCTGAACACGCGGCTGGAACAGCGGCTGCCGATGGCGCTGTTTACGATCAACACGCAAACGGGCGAACTCAAAACCATTCATCGCGCGACCGACTGGCTCAATCATCTGCAATTTTCGCCGACCGATCCGGGGCTGCTGATGTTTTGTCACGAAGGCCCCTGGCACAAGGTGGATCGCATCTGGACGCTGCGCACGGACGGCACGAAGCTGACCAAGATTCACACACGCACGCTGAACATGGAGATCGCGGGCCACGAATTTTTCAGCGCCGACGGCCAGACGATCTGGTACGACCTGCAAACGCCGCGCGGCGAAGATTTCTGGGTCGCCGGTTACGAACTCGCCACGGGGGCGCGCACCTGGTATCACCTGCAACGCGACGAATGGTCGGTGCATTTCAACGTTTCGAATGACGGCAAACTTTTTGCGGGCGATGGCGGCGACAACGAGATGGTGGCGCACGCCAAAGACGGCAAATGGCTTTATCTCTTCCGCCCGGAAGGCATCCCGGACGTGGCGGGGATCAAAGCGCCGAACGCCAAAGAGTTAATCAAACCCGGCTTTTTCAAAGCGGAGCGGCTGGTCAATATGAGCAAACACGATTATCGGCTGGAACCGAATCTCACGTTTACGCCCGACGGCAAATGGCTGGTGTTTCGCTCGAATATGCATGGGGCTTCACACGTGTACGCCGTCGAGCTTGCAAAACCTTAA
- a CDS encoding carbohydrate binding domain-containing protein — MKMKQLIRTGCFTVGAFGLAFWLLAQPFKAHTQSHTITVQVDKPRAAVSPNQYGIFFEDINFGADGGIYAELIKNRSFEFPAGLMGWSKLGATGEARVLESENRQTNNRHYLQLRGTGISNNGFRGIGISQGAEYLFSLQARNTGGAPVGLRVELVNASGKPVAQARLRGIKGDWKTYRFTLRATATEANAQLNLIPESGGALDLDVVSLFPKATWSGRAKVLRADLVQLLKDLQPAFIRFPGGCIVEGRNLSERYQWKTTLGDPAERKLLINRWNLEFKTRNPERAPADYFQSFGLGFFEYFELCEDVGAEPLPILNCGMACQFNTGELVPLDQLDPYIQDALDLIEFANGSVVTPWGRKRAELGHPTPFNMKLLGVGNEQWGPDYIPRYEAFAKAIKAKYPNITLVSSAGPFPDGDRFNFLWDKLRALNADSVDEHYYRPPKWFLDNANRYNDYPRTGPKVFAGEYAAHVTVQGRPDRPNNWEAALAEAAFLTGLDRNADVVTMASYAPLFAHVDAWQWSPNLIWFDNLRSFGTPSYYVQKLFSQQRGTDILPVTVNGAAQNGQQQLYTSALWQGKTNEVILKLVNTSPTSMIVHINLSGAGRITKPAQVIRLASDDLKTENSLDAPKRLAPVEQQAVLKAAEFDQTLPPQSLTVLRVLCAK, encoded by the coding sequence ATGAAAATGAAACAACTGATCCGCACTGGCTGCTTTACCGTGGGAGCGTTTGGGCTGGCGTTTTGGCTGCTGGCCCAACCGTTCAAAGCCCACACGCAAAGCCACACCATCACCGTGCAAGTGGACAAACCGCGCGCTGCCGTAAGCCCCAATCAATACGGCATCTTTTTTGAGGACATCAATTTTGGCGCTGACGGCGGTATTTACGCCGAACTGATCAAGAACCGTTCGTTTGAGTTTCCCGCTGGATTGATGGGTTGGAGCAAGTTAGGGGCGACAGGCGAGGCGCGCGTGCTGGAAAGCGAAAACCGGCAAACCAACAATCGCCATTACCTGCAACTGCGCGGCACAGGCATCAGCAACAACGGCTTTCGCGGCATCGGCATCAGCCAAGGCGCGGAATACCTGTTCTCGCTGCAAGCGCGCAACACAGGTGGCGCGCCCGTCGGTTTGCGCGTCGAACTGGTGAATGCGAGCGGGAAACCTGTGGCCCAAGCCCGGCTGCGCGGGATCAAGGGTGACTGGAAAACCTATCGCTTCACGTTGCGCGCGACGGCTACCGAAGCCAACGCCCAACTCAACCTGATTCCCGAAAGCGGCGGCGCGCTCGATCTCGACGTCGTTTCGCTTTTCCCGAAAGCGACCTGGTCAGGGCGCGCCAAGGTGTTGCGCGCCGATCTGGTGCAATTGCTCAAAGACCTGCAACCCGCGTTCATACGCTTCCCCGGCGGCTGCATCGTCGAGGGCCGCAATCTGAGCGAACGCTACCAATGGAAGACCACGCTCGGCGACCCGGCGGAACGCAAGCTGCTCATCAATCGCTGGAATCTCGAATTCAAAACGCGCAACCCCGAACGCGCGCCCGCCGATTACTTCCAATCCTTCGGGCTGGGCTTCTTTGAATACTTCGAGCTTTGCGAGGACGTGGGCGCAGAGCCGCTGCCGATTTTGAATTGCGGCATGGCCTGCCAGTTCAACACGGGCGAACTCGTGCCGCTCGATCAACTCGATCCGTACATTCAAGACGCGCTCGATCTGATCGAATTCGCCAACGGCTCGGTCGTCACACCCTGGGGGCGCAAACGCGCCGAGTTGGGACACCCCACGCCATTCAATATGAAGCTGCTCGGCGTCGGCAATGAGCAGTGGGGGCCGGATTACATCCCGCGTTACGAAGCCTTTGCCAAAGCGATCAAGGCCAAGTATCCGAATATCACACTGGTTTCGAGCGCCGGGCCGTTCCCGGATGGCGACCGGTTCAATTTCCTCTGGGACAAGTTGCGCGCGCTCAACGCCGATTCGGTGGACGAGCATTACTATCGTCCGCCCAAATGGTTTTTGGACAATGCCAACCGCTACAACGACTACCCGCGCACCGGGCCGAAGGTGTTTGCGGGCGAATACGCCGCGCACGTTACGGTGCAGGGCCGCCCTGACCGGCCCAATAATTGGGAAGCCGCCTTGGCCGAAGCGGCCTTTCTGACCGGCCTGGATCGCAATGCCGACGTGGTGACGATGGCCTCGTATGCGCCGCTCTTCGCGCACGTGGATGCCTGGCAGTGGTCGCCGAATCTGATCTGGTTCGACAACCTGCGCAGCTTCGGCACGCCCAGCTATTACGTGCAAAAACTGTTCAGCCAGCAGCGCGGGACAGACATTTTGCCCGTGACGGTGAATGGCGCGGCCCAAAACGGCCAGCAGCAGCTTTACACGTCGGCTTTGTGGCAGGGAAAAACAAACGAAGTCATTTTGAAACTGGTCAATACCTCTCCAACGTCTATGATAGTGCACATCAATCTTTCCGGCGCTGGCCGGATCACAAAACCCGCGCAAGTCATCCGCCTGGCAAGTGATGATCTGAAAACGGAAAACAGTCTGGACGCGCCCAAGCGGCTCGCGCCAGTCGAACAGCAAGCCGTGCTCAAAGCAGCCGAGTTCGACCAAACGTTGCCGCCGCAATCGCTGACAGTTTTGCGCGTGCTGTGTGCGAAGTAG
- a CDS encoding Gfo/Idh/MocA family oxidoreductase — translation MSKEKITRRKFVAGATLAAAAPMIVPRHVLGGVGYNAPSDTVNFALIGCGGQGKTDAAELVTGGQNMVALCDVDYGYVDREVANLTRQRGPGGPGGGGRPGGANAPAPTPEQAARMQQQAEERRLQAEKLQAAYKSAKRHTDFRKMLESQKDIDAIVVATPDHLHATIAKTAMELGKHAYVEKPLTWSIQEARVLRETAARTKVTTQMGNMGHSSEGAALVNEWIQAGLIGKVTEVNVWTNRPLGFWPQGVPRPSKIVADAPANTPASGPGANMGSDWTARLVNRTLAAAMDGNYPVPSGLEWDLFLGPGPQVDYHPIYHPFNWRGWLDWGTGAIGDMAAHLIDHPYWALGLTYPTSVEATFTPFGTDLKNKPVSYPMGSHVVYHFPARGAQPPVKLTWMDGGLMPARPDALPDDVQLDGGGGAIFIGEKGILVHGTYAANPKLYPLSLMEATAKVPKTYFRVESSGAGAFASAKHRMNWIRAIKGTEKATCPFEYATRLTETMLLGVVAMKVGQSKKIYYDGEKGLITNNSDANQYLQREYRKGWTL, via the coding sequence ATGTCCAAAGAAAAAATCACCAGAAGAAAATTTGTCGCGGGCGCGACGCTGGCGGCAGCCGCCCCCATGATCGTCCCGCGTCACGTGTTGGGCGGCGTGGGTTACAACGCGCCCAGCGATACGGTCAACTTTGCGTTGATCGGTTGCGGCGGACAGGGCAAGACCGACGCGGCTGAACTCGTCACGGGCGGCCAAAACATGGTCGCGCTGTGCGATGTGGATTACGGCTACGTTGACCGCGAAGTCGCCAATCTCACTCGGCAGCGTGGCCCCGGCGGCCCCGGTGGCGGCGGCAGACCCGGCGGCGCGAATGCGCCCGCGCCCACGCCAGAACAGGCCGCGCGCATGCAGCAGCAGGCCGAAGAGCGCCGCTTGCAAGCCGAGAAATTGCAGGCCGCTTACAAGAGCGCCAAGCGGCATACCGACTTCCGCAAGATGCTCGAATCGCAAAAAGACATTGACGCGATTGTCGTCGCCACGCCTGACCACTTGCACGCCACGATTGCCAAAACCGCAATGGAACTGGGCAAGCACGCCTATGTCGAGAAACCGCTGACCTGGTCAATTCAGGAAGCGCGCGTGTTGCGCGAAACCGCCGCGCGCACCAAGGTCACCACGCAAATGGGCAACATGGGCCATTCCAGCGAAGGCGCGGCGCTTGTCAACGAGTGGATTCAGGCTGGCCTGATCGGCAAAGTCACAGAGGTCAACGTCTGGACGAATCGCCCCTTGGGCTTCTGGCCGCAAGGCGTGCCGCGCCCCAGCAAAATTGTCGCTGATGCGCCGGCCAACACACCTGCCAGCGGGCCTGGCGCGAATATGGGTTCGGATTGGACGGCGCGCTTGGTCAACCGCACGCTGGCTGCCGCGATGGACGGCAATTATCCGGTACCCAGCGGGCTGGAATGGGACTTGTTCCTCGGCCCCGGGCCGCAGGTGGATTACCATCCGATCTATCATCCGTTCAATTGGCGCGGCTGGTTGGATTGGGGCACGGGCGCCATTGGCGACATGGCCGCGCACTTGATTGACCATCCGTATTGGGCCTTGGGGCTGACCTATCCGACCAGCGTCGAAGCGACCTTCACGCCGTTTGGCACCGACCTGAAAAACAAACCCGTCAGTTATCCAATGGGTTCGCACGTCGTGTATCACTTCCCGGCGCGCGGCGCGCAACCGCCCGTCAAACTGACCTGGATGGATGGCGGCCTGATGCCCGCGCGGCCTGACGCCTTGCCGGACGATGTGCAACTCGACGGCGGCGGCGGCGCGATCTTCATTGGCGAAAAAGGCATCCTCGTCCACGGCACCTACGCCGCGAATCCGAAGCTTTATCCGCTATCGCTGATGGAAGCCACGGCCAAAGTGCCGAAGACTTACTTCCGCGTCGAGTCGAGCGGCGCGGGGGCCTTCGCCTCGGCCAAACATCGCATGAACTGGATCAGGGCCATCAAAGGCACTGAGAAGGCGACCTGCCCGTTTGAATACGCCACGCGGCTGACCGAAACCATGCTGCTCGGCGTCGTTGCGATGAAGGTCGGACAGAGCAAGAAGATTTACTACGACGGCGAGAAGGGGTTGATTACCAACAACTCCGATGCCAACCAGTACCTGCAACGTGAGTATCGCAAGGGCTGGACGTTGTAG
- a CDS encoding TonB-dependent receptor, translating into MTQTNSRQLRLWCLLFLALFTAPLALAQIGGAGSIQGVISDATGAVVPAAAVTATNLATGVKLTRQTTAAGLYVLTPLPPGEYTVSVTATGFKPLVQEKVIVDALSTVGLNLALQVGATTDTVTVTSAPAQLSTSDARLGTTMRNELYTNLPLAMGTAVAGSGIGQGPRNPGAFIFLLPGVSEGNRWGTINGAQGFSKDVFIEGVPITDPIQQGEGRTISLGVSVEAVEQFQVETSGTGVEFNGQGSENYTIKSGKSEFHGSGFEYLRNTSLDARGFFPSIRPVEHQNEFGATIGGPIVKKKAFFFFSYDGWRYRVTSPTQFVSLPTLKMRQGDFTELPVAIYDPLTTVAVAGGFSRTQFSDPTRATTANPLGLNIIPANRISSISKVYQSLLPNPTTTGIANNYLGSVPVAYNNNSYNAKVDYNLTANQRLSGIYTHGKRSQPGPYRETSAGTPQSALPLPYTDTRLVEEIPTVIQGKHSWTINSALVNQLSFGFNHLFVPITNATSDGKWSTKSGLKGLPAGDASDAFLEAAFGGPNAPAGWRGTGSRDFEDNNYNYTLQDSLLWVKNKHSFKFGFQYQRTSDHTKTNDTGSLLTTNFSNLQTAGFNATGGLLSGTGNAYASYLLGALNSATVNEDAVVLTYAQFSSYAWWVADDFKVNSRLTLNLGLRHDIMLPYTERDSYFTFLDITAPNPAAGGLPGALRFGGKRAPSAISCNCDQIINTYYKAFGPRLGFAYAWNDKTVVRGGYGMMYSRSGAVGGRDGARIGTGLTGINANAPIVSPNGSFTPALYWDNGIPAYAKGPIYDQTYQTGFNGTGSGGAVTFGDPYSQPPRYQNWNLSVQRSLTNSLVVTAAYVGSNGKQLRGGGRGIYSNQLDPKYLVLGNLLTQTATPANVTAAAVIVPGVKLPFATFAGTIAQMLRPFPQYNSVSDVYGNVGQSNYNALQLSIQQRLSNGLTFNFNYTRSKALGTINGNRSAYIQEKHLSTTDQPNILNAFYSYELPFGKGRMFEPKNIVARSAVSGWQISGITRYATGAPLGPFTANCNVPQAGTCWASYNPNFTGPVRINGAWGNGNVLGAVAGATPFIDVNAFISPASFTYGNTPATGAYGLRNPHFVNQDLSLSRNFYLHENLKFAFGADAFNIFNVVRFGSINTNITSASFGKVGSQANLPRVFQFKLRLEF; encoded by the coding sequence ATGACGCAGACAAACTCAAGGCAGCTTCGGCTCTGGTGCTTGTTATTCCTGGCGCTGTTCACCGCGCCGCTGGCGTTGGCGCAAATCGGCGGCGCAGGCTCAATACAGGGTGTCATCTCCGATGCGACGGGGGCAGTCGTGCCCGCTGCGGCGGTGACGGCGACCAACCTCGCCACGGGCGTGAAGCTTACGCGACAGACGACGGCGGCGGGCTTGTATGTACTCACGCCGCTGCCGCCGGGCGAATACACCGTCTCCGTTACGGCCACTGGGTTCAAACCGCTCGTGCAGGAAAAGGTGATCGTGGACGCGCTCAGCACCGTGGGCCTCAATCTGGCGCTACAGGTCGGCGCGACAACTGACACCGTCACCGTGACCTCCGCGCCCGCGCAATTGAGCACCTCAGACGCCCGGCTCGGCACGACGATGCGCAATGAGTTGTATACCAATTTGCCGTTGGCGATGGGCACCGCTGTCGCGGGTTCCGGCATTGGGCAGGGGCCGCGCAATCCGGGTGCGTTTATCTTCCTGTTGCCCGGCGTTTCCGAAGGGAATCGTTGGGGCACGATCAATGGCGCGCAGGGCTTTTCCAAAGATGTTTTCATCGAGGGCGTGCCCATCACCGACCCGATTCAGCAGGGCGAAGGCCGCACGATCAGCCTGGGCGTTTCGGTCGAAGCCGTCGAACAGTTCCAGGTCGAAACCAGCGGGACGGGTGTCGAGTTCAACGGGCAAGGCTCAGAGAATTACACGATCAAATCCGGCAAGAGCGAATTTCATGGCTCCGGGTTTGAGTATTTGCGCAACACCTCGTTGGACGCGCGTGGCTTCTTTCCGAGCATTCGCCCGGTCGAACATCAAAATGAATTTGGCGCGACCATCGGCGGCCCCATCGTCAAGAAAAAGGCTTTTTTCTTTTTCTCCTACGACGGTTGGCGCTATCGCGTGACCAGCCCCACGCAATTCGTTTCGCTCCCGACGCTGAAAATGCGGCAGGGCGATTTCACCGAATTGCCGGTGGCGATTTACGATCCGCTGACGACGGTCGCGGTGGCTGGGGGCTTCAGCCGCACGCAGTTCAGCGACCCCACGCGCGCGACGACGGCCAATCCGCTGGGCCTCAATATCATTCCGGCCAATCGCATTTCGTCCATCTCGAAAGTCTATCAATCGCTCCTGCCCAACCCGACCACGACGGGCATTGCGAACAATTACCTCGGCTCGGTGCCGGTGGCGTACAACAACAACAGCTACAACGCCAAGGTTGATTACAACCTGACGGCCAATCAGCGCCTGTCGGGCATCTATACCCACGGCAAGCGCAGCCAGCCGGGGCCGTATCGCGAAACCAGTGCCGGCACGCCGCAATCGGCCTTGCCGCTGCCTTACACCGATACGCGGCTGGTCGAAGAAATTCCGACGGTGATCCAGGGCAAACATAGCTGGACGATCAATTCCGCGCTGGTCAATCAACTCAGCTTCGGCTTCAACCATCTGTTCGTTCCCATCACCAACGCCACATCTGACGGCAAGTGGTCAACCAAATCGGGCCTCAAAGGCTTGCCCGCCGGGGACGCCAGCGATGCCTTTCTGGAAGCGGCCTTTGGCGGCCCCAATGCGCCGGCGGGCTGGCGCGGCACAGGTTCGCGCGATTTCGAAGACAACAATTACAACTACACCTTGCAGGACAGCCTGCTGTGGGTGAAGAACAAGCACTCGTTCAAATTCGGCTTTCAATACCAACGCACCTCCGACCATACCAAAACCAACGACACCGGCAGTTTGCTGACGACGAATTTCAGCAATCTACAGACGGCGGGTTTCAATGCGACCGGCGGACTGTTGAGCGGCACGGGCAACGCCTATGCCAGCTATTTGCTGGGCGCGCTCAATTCGGCGACGGTGAACGAAGATGCCGTCGTGCTGACTTACGCGCAGTTCAGCAGCTATGCCTGGTGGGTGGCGGACGATTTCAAAGTGAACTCGCGGCTGACGCTCAATCTGGGGCTGCGCCATGACATCATGCTGCCTTACACTGAACGGGACAGTTACTTCACCTTCCTCGACATCACCGCGCCCAATCCGGCGGCGGGCGGCCTTCCGGGCGCCTTGCGCTTCGGCGGCAAGCGCGCGCCGTCAGCGATTAGCTGCAATTGCGATCAGATCATCAACACCTATTACAAAGCCTTTGGCCCGCGCCTCGGTTTTGCGTATGCCTGGAATGACAAGACGGTCGTGCGCGGCGGGTACGGCATGATGTATTCGCGCAGCGGCGCGGTCGGTGGCCGCGATGGCGCGCGCATCGGCACGGGCTTGACGGGCATCAATGCCAACGCGCCGATTGTCAGCCCGAATGGCTCCTTCACGCCGGCGCTCTATTGGGACAACGGCATCCCGGCGTATGCGAAAGGGCCGATCTATGATCAGACCTATCAGACCGGCTTCAACGGCACCGGTTCAGGCGGCGCCGTGACGTTTGGCGACCCATATAGCCAGCCGCCGCGCTATCAGAATTGGAACCTCTCGGTGCAACGTTCGCTGACCAATTCGCTGGTCGTGACGGCGGCATACGTCGGCAGCAACGGCAAACAATTGCGCGGCGGCGGACGCGGCATTTATTCAAACCAGTTAGATCCCAAATATCTGGTCTTGGGCAATCTGCTCACGCAAACCGCGACACCCGCGAACGTCACGGCGGCAGCGGTCATCGTGCCGGGCGTCAAGCTGCCCTTCGCCACCTTCGCCGGAACCATCGCGCAGATGTTGCGCCCGTTCCCGCAATACAACAGCGTCAGCGATGTTTACGGCAACGTCGGCCAATCGAATTACAACGCCTTGCAGTTGTCCATCCAGCAACGCCTTTCCAACGGGCTGACGTTTAATTTCAACTACACGCGCAGCAAGGCGCTGGGCACCATCAACGGCAATCGCAGCGCCTATATTCAAGAAAAACACCTTTCGACCACCGATCAACCGAACATTCTCAACGCGTTTTATTCCTACGAACTGCCGTTCGGGAAGGGGCGCATGTTCGAGCCCAAGAACATCGTCGCCCGCTCGGCAGTGAGCGGCTGGCAGATTTCGGGCATCACGCGCTATGCCACGGGGGCGCCGCTCGGCCCCTTCACGGCGAATTGCAACGTGCCGCAGGCGGGCACCTGCTGGGCCAGCTACAACCCAAACTTTACCGGCCCGGTGCGCATCAACGGCGCCTGGGGCAACGGCAATGTGCTGGGCGCGGTGGCGGGCGCTACGCCGTTTATTGACGTGAATGCCTTCATCTCGCCCGCGTCGTTCACGTATGGCAACACGCCCGCGACGGGCGCGTATGGCTTGCGCAATCCGCACTTCGTGAATCAGGACTTGAGCCTCTCGCGGAATTTTTACCTGCATGAAAATCTGAAGTTCGCCTTTGGGGCTGATGCGTTCAACATTTTCAATGTGGTACGCTTCGGTTCGATCAACACGAACATCACCAGCGCCAGCTTTGGCAAAGTCGGTTCGCAAGCCAATTTGCCGCGCGTCTTCCAGTTCAAGCTCAGACTTGAATTCTGA